One window of the Sparus aurata chromosome 7, fSpaAur1.1, whole genome shotgun sequence genome contains the following:
- the LOC115584488 gene encoding NEDD8-activating enzyme E1 catalytic subunit-like isoform X1 yields the protein MADAEEPEKKRRRIEDLTQKMAVDGGHRDGGCDWDGRWNHVRKFLERPGPFTHPDFEPSTESLQFLLETCKILVIGAGGLGCELLKDLALSGFRLIHVVDMDTIDVSNLNRQFLFRPKDVGRPKAEVAADFINSRIPGCKVVPHFKKIQDFDDSFYRQFHIIVCGLDSIIARRWMNGMLISLLSYEDGVLDPSSIIPLIDGGTEGFKGNARVILPGMTACIDCTLELYPPQINFPMCTIASMPRLPEHCIEYARILQWPKEKPFGETSLDGDNPEHIQWVFERAQERAAEFSITGVTYRLTQGVVKRIIPAVASTNAVIAATCATEVFKIATSAYIPLNNYLVFNDVDGLYSYTFEAERKENCSACSQVPQDLQFPPSAKLQEVLEYLTESASLQMKSPAITTTLEGKNKTLYLQSVKSIEERTRPNLCKTLKELGLSDGQELAVADITTPQTVLFKLNFTT from the exons ATGGCGGATGCCGAGGAGCC ggagaagaaaagaaggcGAATAGAGGACCTGACTCAGAA AATGGCTGTAGATGGTGGACACAGGGACGGTGGTTGCGACTGGGATGGCCGGTGGAATCATGTGAGGAAGTTTTTGGAGAGACCCGGCCCGTTTACCCATCCTGACTTTGAGCCGAGCACTGAG TCTTTGCAGTTCTTGTTGGAAACATGTAAGATTCTGGTCATTGGTGCAGGAGGACTTGGATGTGAACTTCTCAAAGATCTG GCCCTGTCTGGATTTCGCCTTATTCATGTGGTTGACATGGACACAATTGATGTGTCAAACCTGAACAGACAGTTTCTCTTCAG ACCCAAAGATGTTGGACGTCCAAAGGCTGAAGTGGCTGCCGACTTCATCAACAGTCGTATCCCTGGATGTAAAGTTGTCCC TCACTTTAAAAAGATCCAAGACTTCGATGACTCGTTCTACAGAC AGTTCCACATCATCGTCTGCGGACTGGACTCCATCATTGCCAGACGCTGGATGAACGGGATGCTG ATATCTCTGCTGAGTTATGAAGACGGAGTCCTAGATCCCAGCTCCATTATTCCCCTCATCGATGGAGGAACAGAGGGCTTCAAAGGAAACGCCCGTGTGATTCTGCCAGGCATGACAGCATGCATCGACTGCACACTGGAGCTGTACCCACCACAG ATTAATTTCCCCATGTGCACCATTGCATCGATGCCCAGGCTACCAGAACATTGCATTGAATATGCCAGAATCTTGCAGTGGCCCAAAGAAAAGCCATTTGGAG AAACCAGCCTAGATGGAGACAATCCAGAGCACATCCAGTGGGTGTTTGAAAGAGCCCAGgaaagagctgcagagttcAGCATTACAGGCGTGACGTACAGACTCACTCAAG GAGTAGTGAAGAGGATCATTCCTGCTGTTGCATCAACTAATGCTGTCATCGCTG CTACCTGTGCCACAGAGGTTTTTAAAATTGCTACAAG TGCATATATTCCTTTAAATAACTACCTGGTCTTTAATGACGTGGACGGACTGTACAGCTACACTTTTGAAGCTGAACGAAAG GAGAACTGCTCAGCCTGCAGCCAGGTGCCTCAGGATCTCCAGTTCCCTCCCTCTGCCAAAttacaggaggttttagagTACCTCACGGAGAGCGCCTCTCT ACAAATGAAATCCCCGGCCATCACCACAACTCTGGAGGGGAAGAATAAGACGCTGTACTTGCAG TCTGTTAAATCCATTGAGGAGCGAACCAGGCCAAACCTCTGCAAGACTTTGAAAG AGCTGGGCTTGTCTGACGGACAGGAGCTGGCTGTGGCCGACATCACTACGCCCCAGACGGTTCTCTTCAAGCTCAATTTCACCACCTGA
- the LOC115584488 gene encoding NEDD8-activating enzyme E1 catalytic subunit-like isoform X2 — translation MAVDGGHRDGGCDWDGRWNHVRKFLERPGPFTHPDFEPSTESLQFLLETCKILVIGAGGLGCELLKDLALSGFRLIHVVDMDTIDVSNLNRQFLFRPKDVGRPKAEVAADFINSRIPGCKVVPHFKKIQDFDDSFYRQFHIIVCGLDSIIARRWMNGMLISLLSYEDGVLDPSSIIPLIDGGTEGFKGNARVILPGMTACIDCTLELYPPQINFPMCTIASMPRLPEHCIEYARILQWPKEKPFGETSLDGDNPEHIQWVFERAQERAAEFSITGVTYRLTQGVVKRIIPAVASTNAVIAATCATEVFKIATSAYIPLNNYLVFNDVDGLYSYTFEAERKENCSACSQVPQDLQFPPSAKLQEVLEYLTESASLQMKSPAITTTLEGKNKTLYLQSVKSIEERTRPNLCKTLKELGLSDGQELAVADITTPQTVLFKLNFTT, via the exons ATGGCTGTAGATGGTGGACACAGGGACGGTGGTTGCGACTGGGATGGCCGGTGGAATCATGTGAGGAAGTTTTTGGAGAGACCCGGCCCGTTTACCCATCCTGACTTTGAGCCGAGCACTGAG TCTTTGCAGTTCTTGTTGGAAACATGTAAGATTCTGGTCATTGGTGCAGGAGGACTTGGATGTGAACTTCTCAAAGATCTG GCCCTGTCTGGATTTCGCCTTATTCATGTGGTTGACATGGACACAATTGATGTGTCAAACCTGAACAGACAGTTTCTCTTCAG ACCCAAAGATGTTGGACGTCCAAAGGCTGAAGTGGCTGCCGACTTCATCAACAGTCGTATCCCTGGATGTAAAGTTGTCCC TCACTTTAAAAAGATCCAAGACTTCGATGACTCGTTCTACAGAC AGTTCCACATCATCGTCTGCGGACTGGACTCCATCATTGCCAGACGCTGGATGAACGGGATGCTG ATATCTCTGCTGAGTTATGAAGACGGAGTCCTAGATCCCAGCTCCATTATTCCCCTCATCGATGGAGGAACAGAGGGCTTCAAAGGAAACGCCCGTGTGATTCTGCCAGGCATGACAGCATGCATCGACTGCACACTGGAGCTGTACCCACCACAG ATTAATTTCCCCATGTGCACCATTGCATCGATGCCCAGGCTACCAGAACATTGCATTGAATATGCCAGAATCTTGCAGTGGCCCAAAGAAAAGCCATTTGGAG AAACCAGCCTAGATGGAGACAATCCAGAGCACATCCAGTGGGTGTTTGAAAGAGCCCAGgaaagagctgcagagttcAGCATTACAGGCGTGACGTACAGACTCACTCAAG GAGTAGTGAAGAGGATCATTCCTGCTGTTGCATCAACTAATGCTGTCATCGCTG CTACCTGTGCCACAGAGGTTTTTAAAATTGCTACAAG TGCATATATTCCTTTAAATAACTACCTGGTCTTTAATGACGTGGACGGACTGTACAGCTACACTTTTGAAGCTGAACGAAAG GAGAACTGCTCAGCCTGCAGCCAGGTGCCTCAGGATCTCCAGTTCCCTCCCTCTGCCAAAttacaggaggttttagagTACCTCACGGAGAGCGCCTCTCT ACAAATGAAATCCCCGGCCATCACCACAACTCTGGAGGGGAAGAATAAGACGCTGTACTTGCAG TCTGTTAAATCCATTGAGGAGCGAACCAGGCCAAACCTCTGCAAGACTTTGAAAG AGCTGGGCTTGTCTGACGGACAGGAGCTGGCTGTGGCCGACATCACTACGCCCCAGACGGTTCTCTTCAAGCTCAATTTCACCACCTGA